A portion of the Actomonas aquatica genome contains these proteins:
- a CDS encoding OsmC family protein, whose product MAEHLAIIAWQRPDGAAFSQGRYSREHTWTFDGGLTVPASPAPSVVPAPWSNPAHVDPEEAFVASISSCHMLWWLALAAKAGLEVTAYRDRAVGVMARDTQGRYWVETVTLYPEVSYEGESPSVEVERELHHRAHEACFIANSVKTQVTVVVAER is encoded by the coding sequence ATGGCAGAACACCTCGCGATCATTGCATGGCAGCGGCCGGACGGGGCCGCGTTTTCCCAGGGGCGTTATTCGCGGGAGCACACCTGGACGTTTGACGGCGGCCTGACCGTGCCGGCCTCGCCGGCCCCGTCGGTGGTGCCGGCGCCGTGGAGCAATCCGGCGCACGTCGATCCCGAGGAAGCGTTTGTGGCGTCGATCTCCAGTTGTCACATGCTCTGGTGGTTGGCGCTGGCGGCCAAGGCCGGGCTCGAGGTGACCGCTTATCGTGATCGGGCGGTGGGCGTGATGGCGCGGGATACGCAGGGGCGGTATTGGGTCGAGACGGTCACGCTGTATCCGGAAGTCAGTTACGAGGGAGAAAGTCCGAGCGTGGAGGTCGAGCGCGAGCTGCACCACCGGGCGCACGAGGCCTGTTTTATCGCGAATTCGGTGAAGACGCAGGTCACGGTCGTCGTTGCGGAACGGTGA
- a CDS encoding TrmH family RNA methyltransferase, which translates to MPLTKAQIQRLRSLRQKKTREETGLYVVEGPKVVTELLAAGHPFAEVYATPDWTQPAGAAVEIVTASEMERMSHYPTPSPVLAVGRIARAELAAGELTHGLTLALDGIQDPGNVGTLLRIADWFGFERVLLSPDCADLFSQKVINASMGSFAHMRVITTDLAPALAAAAPTVPVYGCDLDGTPLSQLQPPVAAVVVIGSEGRGLSAAVASTLSERITIPRHGGAESLNAAVAAGIVCAHLRP; encoded by the coding sequence ATGCCGCTCACCAAGGCCCAGATCCAACGCTTGCGCAGCCTGCGTCAGAAAAAGACCCGCGAAGAAACGGGTCTGTATGTCGTCGAAGGTCCCAAGGTCGTGACTGAGCTGCTCGCCGCCGGGCATCCCTTTGCCGAGGTCTATGCCACACCCGATTGGACCCAACCCGCAGGAGCCGCCGTCGAGATCGTGACCGCCAGTGAGATGGAGCGCATGAGTCACTACCCCACCCCGTCGCCCGTGCTCGCCGTCGGTCGCATCGCCCGCGCCGAACTCGCCGCCGGCGAACTGACCCACGGTCTCACCCTCGCCCTCGATGGCATTCAGGATCCGGGCAACGTCGGCACCCTGCTGCGCATCGCCGACTGGTTTGGTTTCGAACGCGTCCTGCTCTCACCCGACTGCGCCGACCTCTTTTCCCAGAAGGTCATCAACGCCTCCATGGGCTCCTTTGCGCACATGCGCGTCATCACGACCGACCTCGCCCCCGCGCTCGCCGCGGCCGCGCCCACCGTGCCGGTCTACGGCTGCGATCTCGACGGCACGCCCCTCAGCCAACTCCAACCGCCCGTCGCCGCCGTCGTCGTGATCGGCAGCGAAGGCCGCGGACTCTCCGCCGCTGTCGCCTCCACCCTGTCCGAGCGCATCACCATTCCACGTCACGGTGGCGCCGAGTCGCTCAACGCCGCCGTCGCCGCTGGCATCGTCTGCGCCCACCTGCGGCCATGA
- the kynU gene encoding kynureninase, with the protein MTTPIATDDATWAPFRAEFHLPPDQIYLDGNSLGLLSRRAEAAVQTVLRDWATHGIGGWSEGGWIDLAERTAADLVPLLGASPQAIALTAQTTLNLHQLLATLFDPAHPTRRVILADPINFASDAHAIESHLRLRGLDPASHLRWIRSTDGRTLETADIVAAFTPDVQLAILPGVLYVSGQLLDLPAINAAARERGVLIGWDLSHSIGAVPHHLETEGADFAFWCTYKYLNAGPGAIGGLFLHPRHHERPPGLAGWWGVDPVHRFTLDLAHRPAPGASRLHVGTPPILSLAPLAGSLELFPLVGGIAALRARSLALTTHLLARCDDTLAALGVTIATPRDPAARGGQVALVHPAAGRLCPALRAAGVVPDYRHPDVLRLAPSPFYNTFADVDAAIDRLAEILRSQSYLDWPDPTTAAP; encoded by the coding sequence ATGACCACGCCGATCGCCACCGACGACGCCACGTGGGCGCCGTTTCGCGCGGAGTTCCACCTGCCGCCCGACCAAATCTACCTCGACGGCAATTCGCTCGGCCTGCTCAGCCGCCGCGCCGAAGCCGCCGTGCAAACCGTGCTGCGCGACTGGGCCACCCACGGCATCGGCGGTTGGTCCGAGGGGGGCTGGATCGATCTCGCCGAGCGCACTGCCGCCGATCTCGTCCCCCTGCTCGGCGCGTCGCCTCAGGCCATCGCGCTCACCGCGCAGACCACGCTCAATCTCCACCAACTGCTCGCCACCCTCTTCGATCCGGCCCACCCCACCCGCCGCGTCATCCTGGCCGATCCGATCAACTTCGCGTCCGATGCGCACGCCATCGAAAGCCATCTCCGCCTCCGCGGACTCGATCCCGCCTCCCACCTGCGTTGGATCCGCTCCACCGATGGGCGCACGCTGGAGACCGCCGATATCGTGGCCGCCTTCACGCCCGATGTGCAGCTCGCGATCCTGCCGGGCGTGCTCTACGTGAGCGGCCAACTGCTCGACCTGCCCGCCATCAACGCCGCTGCCCGCGAGCGCGGCGTGCTCATCGGCTGGGACCTCTCCCACAGCATCGGCGCCGTGCCCCACCACCTCGAAACCGAGGGCGCCGACTTCGCCTTCTGGTGCACTTACAAATACCTCAACGCCGGCCCCGGTGCCATCGGCGGGCTCTTCCTGCACCCTCGTCATCACGAACGCCCGCCCGGCCTCGCCGGCTGGTGGGGCGTCGATCCAGTCCATCGCTTCACCCTCGATCTTGCTCATCGCCCAGCCCCCGGAGCAAGCCGGCTGCATGTGGGCACGCCGCCCATCCTCAGCCTCGCGCCGCTTGCCGGGTCGCTGGAACTCTTCCCGCTCGTCGGCGGCATCGCCGCTCTGCGCGCTCGTTCCCTTGCGCTTACCACCCATCTGCTGGCCCGCTGTGATGACACCCTCGCCGCTCTCGGCGTCACCATCGCCACGCCCCGCGACCCCGCCGCCCGCGGCGGACAAGTCGCCCTCGTCCACCCCGCCGCCGGCCGGCTTTGCCCCGCCCTGCGTGCCGCCGGTGTCGTGCCCGACTATCGCCATCCCGACGTGCTGCGCCTCGCGCCCAGCCCGTTTTACAACACCTTCGCCGACGTCGATGCCGCCATCGACCGCCTCGCCGAAATTTTGCGCTCCCAATCCTACCTCGATTGGCCCGATCCCACCACCGCCGCGCCATGA